A genomic region of Ignavibacteria bacterium contains the following coding sequences:
- a CDS encoding hydrogenase maturation protease, with product MKKKTLLICIGNEIRSDDGVAIHLAKELGKYELQETEIYTSHQLLPELSEKISNYDQVIFIDASIDEKNKVELIKIENKNDYTDLSTFHFLSPEVILGFAEKLFNKKQDAYLLKIPVIDFKFGTELHPETKSKMLEAINILMDFLTCNKNGKQNETNQT from the coding sequence ATGAAGAAAAAGACATTATTAATCTGTATTGGGAATGAAATTCGTTCAGATGATGGAGTTGCCATTCATCTTGCTAAAGAATTAGGAAAGTATGAATTACAGGAAACTGAAATTTACACCTCTCATCAATTACTTCCGGAATTAAGCGAGAAAATTTCGAACTATGATCAGGTGATATTTATTGATGCATCAATAGATGAAAAAAATAAAGTTGAGTTAATAAAGATTGAAAATAAAAATGACTATACCGATTTAAGCACATTTCATTTTTTATCACCAGAAGTAATTTTAGGTTTTGCCGAAAAATTATTTAATAAAAAGCAAGACGCTTATCTTCTTAAAATCCCGGTCATTGATTTCAAATTTGGCACAGAACTCCATCCTGAAACTAAATCCAAAATGCTCGAAGCAATTAACATTTTAATGGATTTTTTAACTTGCAATAAAAATGGGAAACAAAATGAAACAAATCAGACTTGA
- a CDS encoding Ni/Fe hydrogenase subunit alpha — MKKQIIIEPVTRVEGHAKISLYLDDLGEVVDARFHVNEFRGFEQFCIGRPFREMPSLTARICGICPVSHILASSKACDNILSVDIPAPAEKLRRLMNLAQIIQSHALSFFHLSSPDLILGWDTPKEKRNIFGLIKENPELARNGIRLRQFGQEIIEILGGKKIHPSWSIAGGVRSSLTQDSINYIKSRLPEALEIAKSALKLFKSKIKSFESEFYTFGNFLTYYMGLVDKEGNWEHYDGLIRIVDSMGNIIADNLDPNNYQDFIGEAVEEWSYLKFPYYKPLGYPAGIYRVGPLARLNICKEIGTEIADKELIAFRKFGSGSVNSAFFYHYARLIEIIASIEKIFMMIDDPDLKSSKLKARAGVNRSEAVGCSEAPRGILFHHYKVDDDGLITFVNLIIATGQNNLAMNRTILQIARNFIHGFDIPEPLLNKIEAGIRAYDPCLSCSTHAFGSMPIKIQLIDKNGNVISEKVRN, encoded by the coding sequence ATGAAAAAGCAAATTATCATTGAACCTGTTACAAGAGTTGAAGGTCACGCAAAAATTTCACTTTATCTTGATGATTTAGGTGAAGTGGTAGATGCAAGATTTCATGTGAATGAGTTTAGAGGTTTCGAACAATTTTGCATTGGTAGACCATTTAGAGAAATGCCCAGTTTAACAGCAAGAATATGTGGTATATGTCCTGTCAGTCATATTTTGGCTTCATCAAAAGCTTGCGATAACATTCTTTCTGTTGATATTCCTGCACCAGCAGAAAAATTACGAAGACTAATGAATCTTGCACAAATTATACAATCACACGCATTAAGCTTTTTCCACTTGAGTTCACCTGATCTAATTCTTGGATGGGATACACCAAAAGAAAAAAGAAATATTTTTGGCTTAATTAAAGAAAATCCTGAATTGGCAAGGAATGGAATTCGATTAAGACAATTCGGTCAGGAAATTATCGAAATCTTAGGTGGAAAAAAGATTCATCCTTCCTGGTCAATTGCTGGTGGCGTAAGAAGCAGCCTTACACAAGATTCAATTAATTACATCAAATCACGATTACCTGAAGCGCTTGAAATTGCTAAAAGTGCTTTAAAGCTTTTCAAATCGAAAATTAAAAGTTTCGAAAGTGAATTTTACACGTTTGGTAACTTCTTAACATATTATATGGGTTTGGTTGATAAAGAAGGAAATTGGGAACATTACGATGGCTTGATAAGAATTGTTGATAGTATGGGTAATATAATAGCAGACAATTTAGACCCAAATAATTATCAAGATTTTATCGGCGAGGCTGTGGAAGAATGGTCTTATCTAAAGTTCCCATATTATAAACCTCTCGGTTATCCAGCGGGCATTTATAGAGTTGGTCCACTGGCTCGCTTAAATATTTGCAAAGAAATTGGCACTGAAATCGCAGATAAAGAATTAATTGCATTTAGGAAATTTGGTTCTGGTTCGGTTAATTCTGCATTCTTTTATCATTATGCAAGATTGATTGAAATTATTGCAAGTATCGAAAAAATTTTTATGATGATAGACGATCCTGATTTAAAATCAAGCAAATTAAAAGCTCGTGCTGGTGTGAATAGATCAGAAGCGGTTGGTTGCAGTGAAGCTCCTCGTGGGATTTTATTCCATCATTATAAAGTTGATGATGATGGTTTGATTACATTTGTCAATTTAATCATTGCTACTGGTCAGAATAACCTGGCTATGAATAGAACCATCTTGCAAATAGCAAGAAATTTTATTCATGGTTTTGATATTCCTGAACCATTACTTAATAAAATAGAAGCTGGAATTCGCGCATACGATCCTTGCTTGAGTTGCTCTACTCATGCATTTGGTTCAATGCCGATTAAAATTCAATTAATTGACAAAAATGGTAATGTGATATCTGAAAAAGTTAGAAATTAA
- a CDS encoding oxidoreductase: MDKIKFATVWLAGCSGCHMSFLDLDEWLIDLSEKVELVFSPFMDNKDYPDGVDLCLIEGAVANEENYHFLKEIRKKTKTLVSFGDCALNGNVTALRNLHGKADKSLELSYKKLVNLNNISEFDYNSISKLLDRVRPLHEIVKIDYFLPGCPPDAARIKFLLEKLINNEVPELQGQFLKNG; the protein is encoded by the coding sequence ATGGATAAGATAAAATTCGCTACAGTCTGGCTTGCAGGTTGCTCCGGTTGCCATATGTCTTTTTTAGACTTAGATGAATGGTTAATCGACTTGTCTGAAAAAGTTGAATTGGTTTTTAGTCCCTTTATGGATAATAAAGATTATCCAGATGGTGTTGATCTATGTTTGATTGAAGGAGCAGTTGCAAATGAAGAAAATTATCATTTCTTAAAAGAAATAAGAAAAAAAACTAAAACGCTTGTATCTTTTGGTGATTGCGCTTTGAATGGTAATGTTACTGCTTTAAGAAATTTACATGGAAAGGCAGATAAATCTTTAGAACTTAGCTACAAAAAGTTGGTAAACCTTAACAACATCTCTGAATTTGATTACAACTCAATCTCAAAATTACTCGACAGAGTAAGACCTTTGCATGAGATAGTAAAAATTGACTACTTCTTACCTGGTTGTCCACCTGATGCAGCAAGAATTAAATTTCTTCTTGAAAAATTAATTAATAACGAAGTTCCCGAGCTTCAAGGTCAATTTTTAAAGAATGGATAA
- the hoxU gene encoding bidirectional hydrogenase complex protein HoxU, translating into MSVKTFSIDGKVISAKEGQTILEAARDAGIFIPTLCHFPGLTNVGACRLCLVEVSNSSKLQPACTTKVSEGMEVRSNSEKLKEYRKLIIELLLSERNHQCSVCVANGNCELQNLAMTLGVDHVRFDFRFPNLPVDISHELFGIDHNRCILCTRCVRVCDEIEGAHTWDVANRGANAIVITDMNQPWGESESCTSCGKCVLVCPTGALFKRGVSVAELQKDKSHLEFIIQARVKKQWIR; encoded by the coding sequence ATGTCTGTAAAAACTTTTTCTATTGACGGAAAAGTCATAAGCGCTAAAGAAGGCCAAACTATTCTTGAAGCAGCTAGAGATGCCGGAATTTTTATCCCAACACTTTGCCATTTCCCGGGTCTAACCAACGTAGGTGCATGTCGTTTATGTCTTGTTGAAGTTTCTAATTCATCAAAACTTCAACCTGCTTGCACCACAAAAGTATCTGAAGGTATGGAAGTAAGGTCCAATAGTGAAAAATTAAAAGAGTATCGTAAGCTCATTATTGAGCTGTTGTTATCAGAAAGAAATCATCAATGTTCAGTTTGTGTTGCAAATGGGAATTGCGAGCTTCAAAATTTAGCTATGACTTTAGGTGTTGACCATGTAAGATTCGATTTTAGATTTCCCAATTTACCTGTTGATATCTCTCATGAGTTATTCGGAATAGATCATAATCGATGTATTCTCTGTACAAGATGTGTTAGAGTCTGTGACGAAATAGAAGGAGCTCATACCTGGGATGTTGCAAACAGAGGCGCAAATGCAATAGTAATAACAGATATGAACCAGCCCTGGGGTGAATCGGAAAGTTGTACATCTTGTGGTAAATGCGTGCTTGTTTGTCCAACTGGTGCGTTGTTTAAGCGAGGTGTCTCAGTAGCCGAGCTTCAGAAAGATAAAAGTCATCTCGAATTTATAATTCAGGCGAGGGTAAAGAAACAATGGATAAGATAA
- the nuoF gene encoding NADH-quinone oxidoreductase subunit NuoF — protein MDLAELLEISEKERRKKKPLEIHCCVAASCVSSNSQSIKDKLTEILRNQNLADKVDVIGVGCLGLCSKGPLLRNSQSGEFYCNVSLDNVEEILKDLKGEKCRIEKISPDDPFYKKQMHIVLENSGKIDPESIESYIANGGYITLYQVLHEMTPQEVIEEITKSGLRGRGGAGYPTGLKWSLVAKSVAEKKFVVCNADEGDPGAFMDRSVLESDPHKIIEGMTIAAYAVGAQQGYIYIRGEYPLAISRLQTAIRQAKKYGLLGSQIFEANFDFKIDLRIGAGAFVCGEETALMQSIEGKRGTPYPRPPYPAEYGLWGYPTLINNVETFANVVPIIRNGSEWFSKIGTENSKGTKVFALAGKIARTGLIEVPMGTTLREIVEEIGGGVPNKGKIKAIQTGGPSGGCIPASKLDTPVDYESLIELGSMMGSGGMIVMDENTNMVEVAKFFMEFSKDESCGKCIPCRAGTYEIHNILSKILNGEATQYDFEKLKLLCKMVKETSLCGLGQSAPNPVLSTIMNFEDEYLSLLKEDI, from the coding sequence ATGGATCTTGCAGAATTATTAGAAATCTCTGAAAAAGAGAGAAGAAAAAAGAAGCCACTGGAAATACACTGCTGTGTTGCTGCAAGCTGTGTTTCTTCTAATTCTCAATCAATTAAAGATAAGCTAACTGAAATTTTAAGAAATCAAAATTTAGCCGATAAGGTTGATGTTATAGGCGTTGGGTGTTTAGGATTATGCAGCAAAGGTCCTTTACTTAGAAATTCTCAAAGCGGTGAATTTTATTGTAATGTTTCCTTAGATAATGTTGAAGAAATCCTCAAAGATTTAAAAGGCGAAAAATGCAGAATTGAAAAGATTTCACCAGATGATCCATTTTACAAAAAACAGATGCACATAGTTTTAGAAAATTCTGGTAAAATCGATCCTGAAAGTATCGAATCTTATATAGCCAACGGCGGATATATTACTCTTTATCAAGTTCTTCATGAGATGACACCTCAAGAAGTAATCGAGGAAATTACCAAAAGTGGTTTAAGAGGACGCGGAGGTGCTGGTTATCCAACTGGACTAAAATGGTCATTAGTTGCAAAATCGGTAGCAGAAAAAAAATTTGTTGTTTGTAACGCTGATGAAGGAGATCCGGGTGCATTTATGGATAGAAGTGTTCTTGAAAGCGATCCACACAAAATAATTGAAGGGATGACTATTGCAGCTTATGCTGTTGGTGCTCAGCAGGGTTACATTTATATCCGTGGAGAATATCCTCTTGCAATTAGTAGACTACAAACAGCAATTCGTCAAGCAAAGAAATATGGCTTACTCGGTAGCCAGATTTTTGAAGCAAATTTTGACTTCAAAATTGATTTAAGAATTGGTGCCGGTGCTTTTGTTTGCGGTGAAGAGACAGCTTTAATGCAATCAATTGAAGGTAAGAGAGGGACTCCTTATCCACGACCACCCTACCCTGCTGAATATGGATTGTGGGGATATCCAACTTTAATTAATAATGTCGAAACTTTTGCTAATGTTGTTCCAATTATCAGAAATGGAAGTGAATGGTTTTCAAAAATTGGAACTGAAAATTCAAAGGGAACCAAAGTTTTTGCTTTAGCTGGTAAAATTGCAAGGACAGGTTTGATTGAAGTACCAATGGGAACGACTTTAAGAGAAATTGTTGAAGAAATCGGTGGAGGTGTACCAAACAAAGGCAAGATAAAAGCTATCCAAACTGGTGGTCCTTCAGGCGGATGCATTCCAGCAAGTAAACTTGATACACCAGTTGATTACGAATCATTAATAGAACTTGGTTCAATGATGGGCTCTGGTGGAATGATTGTAATGGATGAAAATACAAACATGGTCGAAGTTGCTAAGTTCTTTATGGAGTTCAGTAAAGATGAGTCGTGTGGTAAATGTATTCCTTGCAGAGCCGGAACGTATGAAATCCATAATATTTTATCCAAGATATTAAATGGTGAAGCTACTCAATACGATTTCGAAAAATTGAAATTACTTTGCAAAATGGTAAAAGAAACCAGTCTATGTGGATTAGGTCAATCAGCACCAAATCCTGTTTTAAGTACAATTATGAATTTCGAAGACGAATATTTAAGTCTCTTAAAAGAAGATATTTAG
- the hoxE gene encoding bidirectional hydrogenase complex protein HoxE, with protein MEPAVKNKTKSTEQTDNRLKFLNAALKKNLYQPDALIEILHTAQELFGYLSRETLEYITRELKLPPSKVYGVATFYNFFSLKPKGEHTCIVCMGTACYVKGAAELLSEMEKFLNIKAGETTPDGKVSIATARCIGTCGSAPAIIYDNQVAAYQTKETVIKKLKEWL; from the coding sequence ATGGAACCTGCAGTTAAAAACAAAACAAAATCTACCGAACAAACTGACAATCGATTAAAATTTTTAAACGCCGCATTAAAGAAAAATCTTTACCAACCCGATGCTTTGATTGAAATTCTTCATACAGCTCAAGAGCTATTTGGATACTTAAGCAGAGAAACACTTGAATATATAACAAGAGAACTTAAACTTCCCCCGAGTAAAGTTTATGGTGTTGCAACATTTTATAATTTCTTTTCTCTAAAGCCTAAAGGAGAACATACCTGCATAGTTTGTATGGGGACTGCTTGTTATGTGAAAGGTGCAGCTGAACTTCTTTCTGAAATGGAAAAATTCCTGAACATAAAGGCTGGTGAAACTACTCCAGACGGCAAGGTTTCAATTGCAACTGCAAGATGTATTGGAACCTGTGGCAGTGCACCAGCCATAATCTATGATAATCAAGTTGCTGCCTATCAAACAAAAGAAACTGTCATAAAAAAATTAAAGGAATGGTTATAA
- a CDS encoding hydrogenase maturation protease, whose product MRQKIIGIGNEFRSDDAVGLIVARKLKELYPDFDIIESDGNGTDLLNYFQNYDKLIIIDAAISENPEDIGRIKEIKVTDDLDFSEINLFSSHAFSLLSALRLAKQLNILPKELYLYLIFSSNFSFGQEISQKVKEASEKILDIIIKKHF is encoded by the coding sequence ATGCGGCAAAAAATTATAGGGATTGGTAATGAATTCAGATCTGATGATGCAGTGGGTCTTATCGTAGCCCGCAAATTAAAAGAACTCTATCCGGATTTTGATATAATTGAAAGTGATGGAAATGGTACTGATTTATTAAACTACTTTCAGAATTACGATAAACTCATCATTATTGACGCTGCCATTTCAGAAAATCCTGAAGATATTGGGCGAATAAAAGAGATAAAAGTTACAGATGATTTAGATTTCTCCGAGATAAACCTATTTTCATCTCATGCTTTTAGTTTATTAAGTGCATTAAGATTAGCTAAACAATTAAATATTCTACCAAAGGAATTATATCTTTACTTAATTTTTTCAAGTAATTTTTCTTTTGGTCAAGAAATTTCTCAAAAGGTTAAAGAAGCTTCAGAGAAAATTTTGGATATTATTATTAAAAAACACTTTTAA
- a CDS encoding Ni/Fe hydrogenase subunit alpha — protein sequence MKSKTIKVDYLARVEGEGSLVVNIKGNKIKDLKFKIFEPPRFFEAFLIGRHYTEAPDITARICGICPIAYQMSSVHAMERIAGVKIEGPIRDLRRLIYCGEWIESHVLHIYLLHAPDFLGYEDALQIAKDHPDVVKKALELKKIGNDIVNLLGGREIHPINVRVGGFYSIPSKNEFLLLLERLKWARDAALETVRWAASLPFPDFDFDYEFVALRHPDEYPFNEGRLVSNKGLDIDISEYENNFFEEHIAHSNALHSVNKKGEPYFVGPLARFNLNFDKLSPLAQEISKEVGFLPPVTNPFKSIIARAVETVYACDEAIRIIDNMDWNTKPYIDFEMPGGIGYGCTEAPRGILYHRYKVGPDGLIQSAKIVPPTSQNQKQIERDLYEFVNKYINLPKNELQWKLEQAIRNYDPCISCATHFLKIEFIQE from the coding sequence ATGAAAAGTAAAACAATTAAAGTTGATTACCTTGCCCGTGTTGAAGGCGAAGGTTCACTAGTTGTAAACATAAAAGGCAATAAGATAAAAGATTTAAAATTTAAAATTTTTGAACCGCCAAGATTTTTCGAAGCATTTCTAATTGGAAGGCATTACACCGAAGCTCCTGACATTACTGCAAGAATTTGTGGAATCTGCCCAATTGCATATCAAATGAGTTCAGTTCATGCAATGGAAAGAATCGCAGGAGTTAAGATAGAAGGACCTATTCGAGATTTAAGAAGATTAATCTATTGTGGTGAGTGGATAGAAAGTCATGTACTTCATATTTATTTGCTTCACGCTCCAGACTTTCTCGGTTATGAAGATGCACTACAAATTGCTAAAGATCATCCCGATGTAGTTAAGAAAGCTCTTGAACTTAAGAAAATTGGAAATGATATTGTAAATCTTCTGGGAGGAAGAGAAATTCATCCAATAAATGTGCGGGTAGGTGGTTTCTACAGCATCCCGTCAAAAAATGAATTCCTCCTCTTACTGGAACGACTGAAGTGGGCACGAGATGCTGCTTTAGAAACAGTGCGGTGGGCTGCTTCTCTTCCTTTCCCAGATTTTGATTTTGATTACGAGTTTGTCGCTCTTCGACATCCTGATGAATATCCATTTAATGAAGGAAGACTTGTTTCAAACAAAGGACTTGATATTGATATTTCAGAATATGAAAACAATTTCTTCGAAGAACACATTGCTCATTCAAATGCATTGCATTCGGTTAATAAAAAAGGTGAACCATACTTTGTAGGACCTCTTGCAAGATTTAATTTAAACTTTGATAAACTCTCTCCGCTTGCTCAGGAAATTTCAAAAGAAGTTGGCTTCCTTCCGCCGGTTACAAATCCATTTAAGAGCATAATTGCAAGGGCAGTTGAAACTGTCTACGCTTGCGATGAAGCAATCAGAATTATTGATAATATGGATTGGAATACAAAACCCTATATTGACTTTGAAATGCCTGGAGGTATTGGCTACGGCTGCACGGAAGCGCCGAGAGGAATTTTGTATCATAGATATAAAGTTGGTCCAGATGGTTTGATACAATCCGCTAAAATTGTTCCTCCAACATCTCAAAATCAAAAACAAATTGAACGCGATCTTTACGAATTTGTAAATAAATACATCAATCTCCCCAAAAATGAATTACAATGGAAATTAGAACAGGCAATTCGTAATTACGACCCCTGCATTTCCTGTGCAACTCACTTTTTGAAAATCGAATTTATTCAAGAATGA
- a CDS encoding oxidoreductase, which translates to MAATKNKKPKLAVWKFASCDGCQLSLLDCEDELLQVAEIVEIANFPEASRAIQSGPYDISLVEGSITTPHDAERIHKIRRQSKVLITIGACATAGGIQALRNFKDVREFINIVYANPKFISTLQNSTPISYHVYVDYELRGCPINKYQLLEVLNAFINNRKPNIPNTSVCIECKRKGITCVMVAEGKVCLGPVTHAGCNALCPTYNRGCFGCYGPKEGSNTSSLSNQFEEMGLSNYDIVRTFRGFNAYSDAFRKESEAYEK; encoded by the coding sequence ATGGCAGCAACAAAAAACAAAAAACCCAAATTAGCAGTATGGAAATTTGCATCTTGTGATGGGTGTCAACTAAGCCTTCTCGATTGCGAAGATGAATTACTTCAAGTAGCCGAGATTGTGGAAATTGCAAATTTCCCCGAAGCATCAAGAGCAATACAATCAGGTCCATATGATATTTCACTTGTCGAAGGGTCAATAACAACTCCACATGATGCTGAAAGAATTCACAAAATAAGAAGGCAATCAAAAGTATTAATAACAATTGGAGCCTGTGCAACTGCCGGAGGAATTCAGGCACTTAGAAATTTTAAGGATGTTCGAGAATTTATAAATATTGTTTACGCAAATCCAAAATTTATCTCAACACTTCAAAATTCTACTCCCATTTCTTACCATGTCTATGTTGATTATGAATTGCGTGGATGTCCAATAAACAAATATCAATTACTTGAAGTCTTAAATGCATTTATTAATAATCGAAAGCCAAATATTCCAAACACAAGTGTTTGTATTGAATGCAAACGAAAAGGAATAACCTGTGTAATGGTAGCCGAAGGTAAAGTTTGCTTGGGCCCTGTCACTCATGCTGGCTGCAATGCTTTATGCCCAACATATAATCGTGGATGTTTTGGATGTTATGGACCAAAAGAAGGATCAAATACCTCTTCTCTTTCTAATCAATTTGAAGAAATGGGGTTATCAAATTACGATATTGTAAGAACCTTTAGAGGTTTTAACGCATACTCAGATGCATTCCGCAAGGAGAGTGAAGCATATGAAAAGTAA
- a CDS encoding FAD/NAD(P)-binding protein — protein MQVMFPSTYKVQRFIKETHYTFTIELKSLESRNGFSFEPGQFNMIYIFGVGEIPISISGDPNKSGILVHTTRAVGTVTKQMAKLKKDDIVGIRGPFGKPWPVKEAIGNDVLLVAGGIGLAPLRPVIYHLLSNREYYGRIILLYGARTPQDILYRKELEKLRSRLDIDIIVTVDRAVKNWTGNVGVVTTLIPRAPFDPLNTIAMICGPEIMMRYTIVELIKRGLSKENIYVSMERNMKCGVGFCGHCQYGTEFVCKDGPVFNYKEIEHLFGKREI, from the coding sequence ATGCAGGTAATGTTTCCATCAACTTATAAAGTTCAGAGATTTATAAAAGAAACGCACTATACATTTACGATTGAATTAAAATCTCTTGAGAGCCGAAATGGATTTAGTTTTGAGCCTGGTCAATTTAATATGATTTACATTTTTGGAGTTGGTGAAATTCCAATTTCAATAAGCGGCGATCCAAATAAGAGTGGAATTCTTGTTCACACAACCAGAGCAGTTGGAACAGTTACCAAGCAAATGGCTAAGTTAAAAAAAGATGATATTGTTGGTATTCGAGGTCCATTTGGTAAGCCCTGGCCTGTCAAAGAAGCAATTGGTAATGATGTTCTTTTAGTCGCTGGTGGTATTGGATTGGCTCCATTAAGACCAGTGATCTATCACCTTCTTTCAAATCGTGAATATTATGGAAGAATAATTCTACTCTACGGCGCAAGAACTCCACAGGATATACTTTATCGAAAAGAATTAGAAAAATTAAGATCACGACTGGATATTGATATAATTGTAACCGTCGATCGTGCAGTAAAAAATTGGACAGGAAATGTGGGAGTTGTAACGACTTTAATCCCCCGAGCTCCATTTGATCCATTAAATACAATTGCAATGATTTGTGGTCCTGAAATTATGATGAGATACACAATAGTTGAGCTCATTAAAAGAGGACTCTCAAAAGAAAATATTTATGTTTCGATGGAAAGAAATATGAAATGCGGTGTTGGTTTCTGCGGCCATTGCCAATATGGTACAGAATTCGTTTGCAAAGATGGTCCCGTTTTTAATTACAAAGAAATCGAACATCTTTTTGGAAAAAGAGAGATATAA
- a CDS encoding cyclic nucleotide-binding domain-containing protein translates to MESLEKILVQHPFVEGLPSEHISLIVGCAKNAVFEPGKYLFKENDEANNFYIIRSGKVAIEIYSPEVGSIIIQTLGEGDIIGWSWMVPPYQWRFDARAVELTRVIELDATCLRNKCESDPRLGYELMKRVANVFEQRINAMRLQLLDLYGRK, encoded by the coding sequence ATGGAATCACTTGAAAAAATTCTTGTTCAACATCCTTTTGTAGAAGGATTACCATCCGAACACATCAGTTTAATAGTTGGCTGTGCAAAAAATGCTGTGTTCGAGCCAGGTAAATATCTCTTTAAAGAAAATGATGAAGCAAACAATTTTTATATAATTCGTTCAGGCAAAGTTGCAATTGAAATTTATTCACCAGAGGTCGGTTCAATAATAATTCAAACCCTTGGTGAAGGTGATATAATCGGATGGTCCTGGATGGTTCCTCCTTACCAGTGGAGATTTGATGCAAGAGCAGTAGAACTTACAAGGGTGATTGAATTAGATGCTACCTGCCTCAGAAACAAATGTGAAAGTGATCCTAGACTAGGTTATGAACTTATGAAACGTGTTGCCAATGTTTTTGAACAACGAATCAATGCAATGAGACTACAGTTACTCGATCTCTATGGTAGAAAATAA
- a CDS encoding 4Fe-4S dicluster domain-containing protein, with amino-acid sequence MKIIDIYEFDNLLNKLKEKGYTTVGPTIQNGAIIYSEINSANELPIGYTDTQKPGYYRLEKSNNGAFFNYVVGPQSWKKFLYPPVQKIFTAYYKNNKLEIEKAETNESKYAFIGVRSCEINSIEIQDRVFFGGEFQNNRYKNLRKNSLIVAVNCSKAEGNCFCTSMGTGPEVKSGYDILLTEIINDKEHYFLIETNSEKGSEIVNELNTKEAIESDLQKKNQVIQKTISQINKHLETYNLKETLLKNLENPIWDEIAKRCLACGNCTMVCPTCFCMTVEDYTDLQKTKAERIQKWDSCFTLEYSYIHGGSVRVSIGSRYRQWLTHKLASWHEQFGTSGCVGCGRCITWCPVGIDITEEATKFIKSSQYQTTSREEI; translated from the coding sequence ATGAAAATAATTGACATTTATGAATTTGATAACCTTCTTAATAAACTAAAAGAAAAAGGTTATACAACCGTAGGTCCAACCATTCAAAATGGGGCTATTATTTATTCTGAAATTAATTCAGCGAATGAATTACCAATTGGTTATACCGACACACAAAAGCCTGGTTATTATCGTCTGGAAAAATCAAACAATGGTGCATTCTTTAATTATGTTGTTGGACCTCAATCCTGGAAAAAATTTCTATATCCTCCAGTACAAAAAATTTTTACAGCTTATTATAAAAACAATAAGCTCGAAATCGAAAAAGCTGAAACAAATGAATCGAAATATGCCTTTATAGGTGTTAGGTCCTGTGAAATTAATTCAATTGAAATTCAGGATAGAGTTTTCTTTGGGGGTGAATTTCAAAATAACAGATATAAAAATTTAAGAAAGAATTCTTTGATAGTTGCAGTTAATTGCTCTAAAGCAGAAGGCAATTGTTTTTGTACTTCGATGGGAACTGGTCCGGAAGTCAAATCTGGATATGATATTTTATTAACAGAAATTATAAACGATAAAGAGCACTACTTCTTAATTGAAACAAATAGTGAAAAAGGTTCTGAAATCGTTAATGAATTAAACACGAAAGAAGCAATTGAATCTGATTTACAAAAGAAAAATCAAGTCATTCAAAAAACAATCTCTCAAATTAATAAACATCTCGAAACATATAATTTAAAGGAAACTTTATTAAAAAATCTTGAAAATCCTATCTGGGATGAAATTGCTAAAAGATGTCTGGCTTGTGGAAATTGCACAATGGTTTGTCCAACCTGTTTCTGCATGACTGTTGAAGACTACACAGATCTCCAAAAAACAAAGGCCGAAAGAATACAGAAGTGGGATTCCTGTTTCACGTTAGAATATTCTTACATTCACGGGGGAAGTGTTCGAGTTTCAATTGGAAGTCGATACAGACAATGGTTAACTCATAAACTTGCATCCTGGCACGAACAATTTGGCACCTCTGGATGCGTTGGTTGCGGAAGATGCATTACCTGGTGTCCAGTAGGAATTGACATAACAGAAGAAGCAACAAAATTTATTAAAAGCTCACAATATCAAACTACTTCAAGGGAGGAAATCTAA